The following are encoded together in the Gemmatimonadaceae bacterium genome:
- a CDS encoding PHP domain-containing protein: protein MTGTPIAPGAGTGVRCVDLHMHSTASDGSLSPEAVVGAAAAAHLAAIALTDHDSVGGIASAREAGARLGVRIVTGVELSAIDADGEAHLLGLHLTRLEAIERHLAVFRESRRARAGRIVERLRALGIPVTVDAVLAEAGDAAIGRPHVARALVAGGWAKDLRDAFDRLLGNGRPAFVPKYRLTLGEAIGIVHDAGGLAVLAHPGPSGTRARLEALRGDGLDGVEVLHPGHSSEDIARLSALTEHLGLLPSGGSDWHGAKAGPRLIGVMRVPEMWLVRQDDRLRASAANVA from the coding sequence GTGACCGGAACGCCGATCGCACCGGGCGCCGGCACGGGCGTCCGGTGTGTGGATCTGCACATGCATTCGACGGCGTCGGATGGCTCGCTCTCGCCTGAGGCCGTGGTCGGCGCGGCGGCCGCGGCCCATCTCGCGGCCATTGCGCTCACCGACCACGACAGCGTGGGAGGCATCGCGTCGGCGCGTGAGGCCGGCGCCCGGCTTGGCGTGCGCATCGTGACCGGCGTCGAGCTGAGCGCCATCGACGCCGACGGGGAAGCGCACCTGCTGGGCCTGCACCTGACGCGCCTCGAGGCGATCGAGCGGCACCTCGCCGTGTTCCGCGAATCCCGGCGCGCGCGGGCCGGACGCATCGTGGAACGCCTCCGTGCGTTAGGCATCCCCGTGACGGTGGATGCCGTGCTCGCCGAGGCCGGCGACGCCGCGATCGGCCGGCCGCACGTGGCGCGCGCGCTCGTCGCCGGCGGTTGGGCCAAAGATCTCCGCGACGCCTTCGACCGGTTGCTCGGCAACGGGCGTCCGGCGTTCGTGCCCAAATATCGGCTCACGTTAGGCGAAGCGATCGGCATCGTGCACGACGCGGGCGGCCTCGCCGTCCTGGCGCACCCCGGTCCAAGCGGCACGCGCGCCCGCCTCGAAGCGTTGCGCGGCGACGGCCTCGACGGAGTCGAGGTGCTGCACCCGGGTCATTCCAGCGAAGACATCGCCCGCCTCAGCGCGCTCACCGAGCACCTGGGATTGCTGCCCAGCGGCGGCTCGGATTGGCACGGCGCCAAGGCGGGGCCGCGTCTGATCGGCGTCATGCGCGTGCCCGAGATGTGGCTCGTGCGGCAGGATGACCGCTTGCGTGCCTCGGCGGCGAACGTCGCATGA
- a CDS encoding MBL fold metallo-hydrolase, whose protein sequence is MRVETIRVGPFQENTYLVVCTGARECVLVDPGAEPDRLLHAVRQSGATLRAIWVTHPHVDHIGAIAGIKRVMDVPVYAHPDGAPLYDEAAEQGRAFGLEVEQPPPPDVALREGDTVRVGKHEFAVIDTPGHAPGHVVIHGHGMAFVGDCLFAGSVGRTDLPLANAADLVRSLDRICALDDSTILYSGHGPATTLGREKQSNPFLNGTVRILGGA, encoded by the coding sequence GTGCGCGTCGAGACGATCCGCGTCGGACCGTTCCAGGAAAATACGTATCTCGTCGTGTGCACCGGAGCGCGCGAATGCGTGCTCGTCGATCCCGGCGCCGAGCCCGATCGGCTTCTGCACGCGGTCCGCCAATCCGGCGCCACGCTGCGCGCAATCTGGGTGACGCATCCGCACGTGGATCACATCGGTGCGATCGCCGGTATCAAGCGCGTGATGGACGTCCCGGTGTACGCGCACCCCGATGGCGCGCCGCTCTACGACGAGGCGGCCGAACAGGGGCGCGCATTCGGCCTCGAGGTCGAACAGCCGCCGCCTCCAGATGTGGCCCTCCGAGAGGGCGACACGGTCCGCGTGGGGAAGCACGAGTTTGCCGTCATCGACACGCCGGGGCACGCGCCCGGACACGTCGTGATCCACGGCCACGGCATGGCGTTCGTGGGCGACTGCCTGTTCGCGGGCTCCGTCGGGCGCACCGACCTTCCGTTAGCAAACGCCGCCGACCTCGTGCGGTCGCTCGACCGCATCTGCGCCCTGGATGATTCCACCATCTTGTATTCCGGACACGGCCCCGCGACGACGCTCGGGCGCGAGAAGCAATCGAATCCGTTCCTCAACGGCACGGTGCGCATCCTGGGCGGCGCATGA
- a CDS encoding peroxiredoxin gives MSTALLAVGDAAPPFEAPASDGKTYTLARLIAAQAVVLVFYPGNNTPGUNKQLSAVRDELNAFHKAGIQPLGVNPASVDAHARYAAKMMFNFPLLSDPTREIARAYGALKPDGRLIQRTVYGIGRDGRIAFAARGAPAPGDVIAALER, from the coding sequence ATGAGCACCGCGCTCCTCGCCGTCGGCGATGCGGCGCCGCCCTTCGAGGCGCCGGCCAGCGACGGGAAAACGTACACGCTGGCGCGGCTCATCGCCGCGCAGGCGGTGGTGCTCGTGTTCTACCCGGGCAACAACACCCCTGGCTGAAACAAACAACTCTCCGCCGTGCGCGATGAGTTGAACGCATTCCACAAGGCCGGTATCCAACCGTTAGGCGTGAATCCCGCCAGCGTGGACGCGCACGCGCGCTACGCGGCCAAGATGATGTTCAACTTCCCGTTGCTGAGCGACCCGACGCGCGAGATCGCCCGGGCGTACGGCGCCCTCAAACCCGATGGCCGGCTCATTCAGCGCACCGTGTACGGCATTGGCCGCGACGGACGCATCGCGTTTGCCGCTCGGGGCGCGCCCGCGCCGGGCGACGTGATCGCCGCGCTGGAGCGTTGA
- a CDS encoding SDR family oxidoreductase, which produces MDPNGRVALVTGGARRVGRALALALADRGARLAIHHHESPEDAASLVEELAARGIEAAAFSSDLRKADAPDRLIAQVVQRFGSLDILINSAAIMARRSLEELTPDDWDDTFALNLRAPFFCARAAARAMADRGGVIVNLADLAGIETWPAYAAHGISKAGVIHMTRVLARILAPRVRVNAIAPGAVLLPESWSADDAAHLEQSTPLRRLGSPTDVAQAMLYLIEADYVTGDLLIVDGGRHIR; this is translated from the coding sequence ATGGATCCGAACGGACGCGTCGCGCTGGTCACCGGCGGTGCGCGACGAGTGGGTCGCGCGCTCGCTCTCGCCCTTGCCGATCGCGGCGCGCGCCTGGCCATCCATCACCACGAGTCGCCGGAGGATGCCGCGTCGCTGGTCGAGGAGCTGGCCGCGCGCGGCATCGAAGCGGCGGCGTTCTCGTCTGATCTGCGTAAGGCGGACGCGCCGGACCGCCTCATTGCCCAAGTCGTTCAGCGATTCGGCTCTCTCGACATCCTCATCAACTCGGCCGCGATCATGGCGCGGCGCTCGCTCGAGGAGCTGACGCCCGACGACTGGGACGACACGTTCGCGCTCAATCTGCGTGCCCCGTTTTTCTGTGCCCGTGCCGCGGCGCGCGCGATGGCGGATCGCGGCGGCGTGATCGTGAATCTCGCCGATCTCGCGGGGATCGAGACGTGGCCTGCGTACGCCGCGCACGGCATCTCGAAGGCCGGCGTGATTCACATGACGCGCGTGCTCGCGCGGATCCTCGCGCCGCGCGTGCGCGTGAACGCGATCGCGCCGGGCGCCGTGTTGCTACCCGAGAGCTGGAGCGCCGACGACGCGGCGCATCTCGAGCAGTCCACACCGTTGCGCCGTCTGGGGTCTCCGACCGATGTCGCGCAGGCGATGCTGTACTTGATCGAGGCCGACTACGTGACTGGTGACCTGCTCATCGTCGACGGCGGACGGCACATTCGCTAG
- a CDS encoding DUF4149 domain-containing protein has translation MSRSNTPVTIAALVLAAWLGTSLFFSAIVAPAAFRALPDVSMAGALVRATLPAVFYWGMIAGLIALWLGGTSAADRGRLARNLCSAGVVVCCAVGQFVAVQRIDRLSARLAAPIESLAPTDPSRLTFDRLHSLSVGALGVAMLLALASIVLLWRAGLASTVSRE, from the coding sequence ATGAGTCGCTCGAACACGCCGGTGACCATCGCGGCGCTCGTGCTCGCGGCGTGGCTCGGCACATCGCTCTTCTTTTCGGCGATCGTGGCGCCCGCGGCGTTTCGCGCGCTGCCCGATGTATCGATGGCCGGCGCTCTCGTTCGCGCGACACTGCCGGCCGTTTTCTACTGGGGAATGATCGCTGGGCTCATCGCGCTGTGGCTCGGCGGCACGAGCGCCGCGGATCGGGGGCGCCTCGCGCGCAATCTGTGTTCCGCGGGTGTCGTGGTGTGCTGCGCCGTGGGGCAATTCGTCGCCGTACAGCGCATCGATCGGCTCAGCGCACGGCTCGCCGCGCCGATCGAGTCGCTCGCCCCAACCGACCCCTCCCGCCTGACGTTCGATCGACTCCATTCGCTGTCCGTCGGCGCGCTTGGCGTCGCCATGCTGCTCGCGCTGGCATCCATCGTACTGTTGTGGCGGGCTGGTCTGGCGTCAACGGTTAGTCGTGAGTAA